TGGAGAGTTCCGGTTTGCAAAACGCAATATAAAGTTGTTCGTTATGTATATCGGTAATTATTGGGTTTCTGGGGTGTTGAATTGCAATTCCTGATTCTTTGATAATGGGCATTTTGTAGCTGTTCGATGCAAGTGTAAATGTTGATGCCTGTTTCTGCGTTTCACTTCGTCGGGAGATGGTTTTTGCAGCGTTTTTGATGATTGCAGGCAGGTCATTTCCTTCGATATCGTAGACTAGGTTCTTGAATTGTATTAGCTGGGAGAGAGAAATTGCTGGACTTGATAATGCAAGCCAGCCGGTTTTTTGGACGGGCGACTTTCTCTGTTGTAGTAGCCAGTCAGTTATCTCTTCTTTATTGAACCTGTGTTGATTGTTGATTTTTTTTGTGGGAACTTTATTTTCTGAGATCCAGTGATAGATGGTTTTTTCCGAGACATTTAATATTTTTGTCAAATCTTTGATCTTGAGTATCATTTTTTGTTTGTTCTTTCAGTTTTCAAAGCGGATTAATCGCCAAACAGTGAAAATTATAATACTTAATTTTCAAAATGTGTATAGCCTATTTTGGAGTGATCTTAGAAAATTAAAATACCAAGTAGGTTGATTGACTGGCTTGTTTTGGAAGTTGGCTGGAACGTTATATTTATAGGGATTATTATTAATTGACAAGTATATTTAAGAGTTTTATAAGTACTACAAAATAAATAATAACAGTATTTATGTTCTATTTTATTGCTAGCGTAACTAGAAAATAACATCTCAAATTATTGACCATATTCCAATCAAAATATTTATTAAGAAAAAAATGCCAAGGGAAATATGTTTTTTAAGTTTGGAAGTTTAGTTAGCTGTCATGCAATTGCTAACTTTAGATATTGCTAGAAATTTGGACCTTAAGAAAGGAGGTGGATTATTAGGAGGCATTCAGAAAGCAGAAATTTTAAAGTGAAGATCCTAATAAATTTATTTTCTAACAAAGAGGGGGGTATTTTATGAAAAAGATAATTGCACTCTTATGCTTGATTGTAGTGCTTAGCTTTAGTTCTACTTCGGTTTTTGCCCAGGATGGTATGAAGTGGGGTCTTAAATTAGGTGTTAATGGAAACACATTTATAGGTGACGATGCTAAATCAACTCGTATGACCGGCGGATTCAATGCCGGCGTTTTTAGTGAATGGAGACTTAACGATAATTTTATTATCCAGCCTGAACTTATATTCACCAAAAAAGGCGGCAAAGCAACTTTGCCAGATGAATTTGGCGAGGTCAATCTTTTGCTGAATTATCTTGAACTGCCAATATTGTTTAAATATAATCTTCCGATGGATTGGGTAGAAGCGAATGTTTTTGCCGGCCCATACTTTTCCCATTTATTCAGCGTGAATGATAAGCAGGATATTGAGGACAGAAATACTTTGAAGAAATTTAACAGATTTGACTGGGGGGTTGTTGTAGGTGTTGGAGCTGGGTTTAATACCTTCTTAGGCAAAGTGGGATTGGATGCCCGTTATGACATGGGACTTCAGAACCTGGATGAGAAAGCAAACGACGATTTCAGGAATGGTGTTGGCAGTATTAATTTATCTTATGCTCTTTAATTAGTTATGGTAAGGATTTTCGTAGGGGGCTGTCCCAAAAGGGACAGCCCCTTACTGCTGTTCTTTTTCAATATTATTCTTTTTGATGGGGTATCAACTATGAATACAGATTTGGGTAATCATAAAAAAACGACTAACGATCGATGGTTAAGCCATAGAAAAAGCAATTGACAAACATGCGCTTAGAATTAAGATAGGGCTAAGTTAATAGACTAAAGAGGAGGGGATGGATATGAAGAAATTTCTAGCCGGTATAGCTTTAATAGCAAGCTCTGTAGGTGCATGGGTATTTTATAGAAAACAACAACACCCTGAGATGGACATGGTGAAAGAAGCAAGGGAACAGCTTCGAGAATATCAGGAAAAAATAAGAGAAAATATTAATAAATTCAGCGACAAAATTGTTGAGCTTCGCCAGGAGGCCGGGAAAAAAGGAAATAAGATGGTAGAAGAAAATATTAAAGAGCTTGAGAAAACAAAAGAAAAGCTGCAGGATAAATTTAATAAGCTGCAATCTGCCATATAATGGAAATGGTGAGACTATATTTGTTTATAGCAAAGGCTAAGCGGTTACCGGTGAACGTGATTTCCCCTAAAAATGATTAAGTAGCCGAGAACCGCTAGTCTTGAAAGTTCACCGGGAAATTATCCGTAGTGATCTTTTGAAAATTCGAGGAAGTTGCCGCAAAATATATAATGGCCCGAAATAGGAGATGGGGCTATTTATTTGATTAACAACCCGACGCATTCAATGTGCGTGGTATGCGGAAACATATCGACAGGCTGCACCTTAAGCAGGGTATAGCCTTTTTCTTTTAATATACTGAGATCGCGGGCAAAGGTAGATGGATCACAGGATACGTAAACGATCCTTTTTGGTGCGATCTCTGCTATGGTATCGAGGAGCGCACTTTCACACCCTTTTCTTGGAGGGTCGAGAATGATAACATCAGCCTTCAAAGAACCTTCTTTTTGCATTCCGGGAAGCTCTTCTTCGGCTTTCCCGGTGAAGAACTCCGCGTTAGTAATGTGGTTTAGTTTTGCATTGCGTTTTGCATCGAGAATGGCAGCTTCGACAACTTCAATACCAAAGACTTTTTTGGCATGAGCGGCGAGGTAGAGTGAGATACTTCCGATACCGCAGTAGATATCCCAGACAGTTTCTTTCCCTGTAAGTCCGGCATAATCCAGTACCTTGTCGTAGAGTACTTTCATCTGTATAGAATTAACCTGGAAAAAAGAGAGCGGTGATATTTCGAACCGGATCTCCCCGATCTGTTCGACGATGGAAGGAGCCCCCCAAATAAGCTCAATCCAGTCTCCGAGTATGACGTTATCCCTGCGTCTGTTATGATTAAGCACAATACTTTTCATCCCTGGAAAATCCTTGAGAATATCAACGAGCTTGTCTGCATGGGGGAGTTTTTTTCCATTTATAATCATGCAGACCATTATTTCTCCGGTATGAAATGCTGTTCGCAGTAGTACGTGCCTCAGGAGTCCGGTATGGCTTTTTTCGTTATATGCAGGAATATTGTATTCTTTTATGAAATCTCTTATTTTTTGCAATACAGTGTTCATTACCGGATGTTGGATGTGACACTCTTCAATATTGATGATTTCATGAGAACGTAAGGCGTAGAATCCGATAGCGAGATTGCCGTCCACTGATCCAACCGGAAATTGAGCTTTGTTCCTATAGTTGAAAGGGTCCTGCATTCCAATCACCGGTAAAATTTTTGCGTTGCTGAATTTGCCGATCCTCTCTAAGGAATCCTTTACTTTTTTTTGTTTG
The Candidatus Margulisiibacteriota bacterium DNA segment above includes these coding regions:
- a CDS encoding 23S rRNA (uracil(1939)-C(5))-methyltransferase RlmD, which translates into the protein MKQRDFITLKKDRHYTLEIADIGTKGEGIGRIDGFTVFVDNAVPGDTLKISIIDLKKNYAVGKIVQIINQSHFRVKPRCQYTARCGSCQTQNINYPDQLTFKQKKVKDSLERIGKFSNAKILPVIGMQDPFNYRNKAQFPVGSVDGNLAIGFYALRSHEIINIEECHIQHPVMNTVLQKIRDFIKEYNIPAYNEKSHTGLLRHVLLRTAFHTGEIMVCMIINGKKLPHADKLVDILKDFPGMKSIVLNHNRRRDNVILGDWIELIWGAPSIVEQIGEIRFEISPLSFFQVNSIQMKVLYDKVLDYAGLTGKETVWDIYCGIGSISLYLAAHAKKVFGIEVVEAAILDAKRNAKLNHITNAEFFTGKAEEELPGMQKEGSLKADVIILDPPRKGCESALLDTIAEIAPKRIVYVSCDPSTFARDLSILKEKGYTLLKVQPVDMFPHTTHIECVGLLIK